Below is a window of Mycolicibacterium chitae DNA.
CGCCGCCGAAACCGACGTGCGGGTTGGGGTCGCGGCGCACATCGAAGCGCCAGGGGTTGTCGAACTTCTCCTCGTCGCGGTTGGCCGAGCAGTACCACATGGTGACCTTGTCCCCGGCGGCCATCGGCACCCCGGACAGCTCGAAATCGCGGGTCAGGGTCCGGCGCATGTAGACCACGGGGGAGGCCCACCGGACGATCTCCTCCACGGCGGTGGGGGTCACGGCCGCGAAGTCGTCCCACCAGAGCTGCCGCTGTTCGGGGTAGCGGCTCAGCGCCAGCAGGCCGTGGCTGATGGCGTTGCGGGTGGTCTCGTTGCCGGCGACGACCAGCAGGATGAAGAACGAGGCCACCTCGGCCGAGGTCAGCCGCTGCCCGTCGACGTCGGCCTGCACCAGGCTGGTGGTCAGGTCCTCGCGCGGTGCGCGCCGCCGGTCCTCGGCCAGCTCGTGCGCGAAGGCGCCGATTTCCATTGCCACACCGACGAATTCGTTGAAGTCCGTGGTCAGGTCGGGGTCGCCGAAGCCGAGGATGATGTTGGTCCAACCGAACACCTGATCGTGCTGTTCGGCCGGGATGCCCATCATGTCGCAGATCACCTGCAGTGGTAGCGGACCGGCCAGTTCGGTCACCAGGTCGCCGCGACCGTCGGGATTGCGGGCGATCATCTCGGCGATCAACCGGCGGGCCCGGTCGTGCACCGAGGCCTCGATGTTGGCCACCACCCTCGGGGTGAAGGCCCGGCTGACGATGGAGCGCAGGCGTTGATGGCGCGGGTCGTCCAGGACGATCATCGAGCCGAAGTACTCGGCGACCTCGGGCATGTTGTCGCCGATGGTGATGTTCGGGCTGGAACTGAAGATGTCGGGGTGGCGGCTGGCGAAGTGGATGTCGTCGTGGCGGGTCAGCGCCCAGTGCCCGGGACCGCGCTCGTAGTCGTCGAACTCGACCTCGTCGAAGAACTTGATCGGCGCCTCGCGGCGCAGCGTGGCGAACGCGCCGTCGCGGAAGTCGTCGTCCTTGGACCAGAAGTTCCACCGGCTGAAATCCACCTCGGCCAGCGGCACCTCCGGCGGGGGTTGCCCGTTGGTCTTCTCGGCGAGGTGCGTCACGGAGCCCACCTCTGACAAGCTACCGTTCCGGCGTCCTCGGCTGGCACAATTGCGGATTCGATGCGACGGGAGTGTTCGTGATCCTGCCCGACCTGATCTGCCGGGACTGCGCGACGGTGCGCCCCGTGGACATCGCGGGTTGGCGCTGCGGGTGCGACGGACTGTTCGACGTCGCGCCGCCGGGGCCGCGGCTGGACCTGGGCGGGGCCGCGTCGGCCCGAAATTCGTTGTGGCGCTATCAGTCCGTGCTGCCGGTGGCCTTCGACCCGACGGTGAGCCTGGGCGAGGGCGGCACGCCGCTGGTCGCCTCGGCGCTGACGAACGTCCGGCTGAAGCTGGATTTCCTGATGCCGACGCTGTCGTTCAAGGATCGCGGCGCGGCGGTGCTGGGGACCTTGGCGCGCCGGCTGGGGGTCGGGGCCGCCGTCGTCGACAGCAGCGGCAACGCCGGGACGGCCGCCGCGGCGTATCTGGCGCGCGCCGGCGTGCCGTGCCGGGTGTATGTCCCGGCGGACACCGCGGCACCCAAGCTCGCGCAGATGCGCGCCCACGGGGCCGAGGTGGTGGCCGCGGGCACCCGCGCCGAGGCCGCGGCCGCCGCGCAGGCCGCCGCCGAGGCGCCCGGGATGTTCTACGCCAGCCACGTGTTCCACCCGTACTTCCTGCACGGGGTTAAGACCTACGGCTATGAGCTGTGGGAACAGTGCGGCCACACCCTGCCGGCCACGGTCGTCGTCCCGGTCGGCAACGGCACGCTGCTGCTGGGGTGCGCGTTGGCCTTCGGCGAACTCGTCGCGGCCGGGTTGGCCGACCGGATGCCCACGCTGGTGGCGGTGCAGGCCGCCGACTGCGCACCCATTGCCGCGGCGTTCCGGTCCGGTTCGGCCCCCGCTGTCGCGCCGACCGGGTCCACGGTGGCCGAGGGGATCGCCATCGCCGCGCCCCCGCGGGGTGACCAGATCCTGGCGGCGGTCCGGGCCGGTGGTGGCGTTGTGGTGACGGTCGACGACGCCGAGATCCTCGCGGCCCGAACCGAGTTGGCCGAGCAGGGCCTGTTCGTCGAGCCCACCGCGGCGGTCTGCTGGGCCGCGGTGCGCAACCGGGCGTCGACGGTGCCCGCGCTGGGTGGCGACGATGTCGTCGTGCCGCTGTGCGGTGCGGGACTCAAGCACCCCGAGTAGGCATCAGCGCGGGCGGGGGACCAGGGCCAGGATTTCGTTGATGGTGTTGCGGATGTAGGTGCCGGGACGCCACTGCGGCATCGAGGGCGCGCTGGGGGTACCGACGGTGGAGAACGGGGCGCCGGCCTTGGCGCCGCACTTCGGCCACGCCTTGAGGCCCTGGGTGGTCAACACCCGCTCGGCCACCTGGATCTGTTGTTCGCGGGAGGCGTGCGCGGGATTGCCCACCCCGCCGTTGGACGCCCACGTCGCCGGGCTGAACTGCAGCCCGCCGTAATAACCGTTACCGGTGTTGATCGACCAATTGCCACCCGATTCGCATTGCGCGATCGCGTCCCAATTCACGCTGTCGGCGTTCGCGGTGCCCGTGGAAACTCCGAGCAGGGCGGCCAGCATCGCGGCCAGGAAGGTGCCGGTCAGCGCGGCCGTGGCGAAGAACTTCCGGATGGCTTTCATATCACCTCTTTCGTCCCTATTGACGCATCTGTTACTCCCATCACAGCTTTTTCTCTAAGAATTCGTTGGCATTCACGTTTGCGCCGGTCGTCGCGCGAATTTGTCGTGTGATCTGGGTGTGATCGGCGGCGTGTCGGGGTAATCGCTCGGCCTATCCCGGGAGGAAAAATGATGGGGAATTTGCTTCGGCGGGCCCGCGGCGGGGTGCTCGCAATAGCAGCGGCGGTACTGATGTGCGCGGGATTGGTCGCCGGGCCCGCGCCGGCGGCCTCGGCCGACCCGCGGTTGGACTTCACCGGCACCACCATTTCCGGCGCGCCCTTCGACGGGGCGAGCCTGCAGGGTAAGCCGGTGGTGCTGTGGTTCTGGACGCCGTGGTGCCCGTTCTGCAATCAGGAGGCGCCCACCGTGAGTCGGGTTGCCGCCGCCAATCCCGACGTGACGTTCGTCGGCGTCGCGGCCCGTTCCGAGCCCGCGGCCATGCAGGAGTTCGCCTCGAAGTACAACCTGAACTTCACCAACCTCGACGACGCCGACGGCGCGATCTGGGCCCGCTTCGACGTGCCCTGGCAGCCGGCCTACCTGTTCGTCAAGCCCGACGGCACCTCGACGTTCGTCAACAACCCGACCTCGGCCATCAGCGAGCAGGATCTGGCGGCCCGGGTGGCCGCGCTGACCGCGTAGCCGGTCGTGGACCTCGAGCTGGCCGGCCTGGCGTTGGCGGCCGGCCTGGTGGCCGCGCTGAACCCGTGCGGGTTCGCCATGCTGCCGGCGTACCTGACGTTCGTGGTCGCCGCGCCCGGGACCCGGCGCGGCGCCGCGGTGGGTCGCGCCGTGCTGGCCACCGCTGCGATGACCGCGGGCTTCCTCACGGTCTTCGCGGCCTTCGGCGCGCTCACGGTGACGCTGGCATCGACGGTCCAGCGCTATTTGCCGGTGGCCACGGTCGTCATCGGCGCCCTGCTGCTGGTCCTCGGGGTCTGGCTGCTCAGCGGCCGCGAACTGCGCTTCGGCCTGCCGGCCGGGCTCGCCGAGCGCACCCAGCGCGCCCCGACGGTGCGGCTGCTGTCGATGTTCGGTTACGGCCTGGGCTTCGCGGTGGCGTCGCTGTCCTGCACCATCGGCCCGTTCCTCGCGGTGACCGCGGCCGGGGCGCGGGCGTCGTCGGGGGCTTCCTCGTCGGCGGCTCTGTCGTCGGTGGCTTGGGGGACCGCCGCGCTGGTCTACCTCAGCTACGCGGTCGGTTTCGCCCTGGTGGTGGGGACGCTGGCGGTCGCCGCGGCCTTCGCCAGTTCGGCGCTGGCGGACCGGCTGCGGCGCGTGCTGCCCGCGATCAACCGGGTGGGCGGCGCGGTGGTCGCGCTCGTCGGCCTCTACGTCGCCCACTACGGGATCTACGAGCTGCGGCTGTTCCACGGCGGGGGCGATCCGTCGGATCCGGTGATCGCGGCCGCCGGCCGGATCCAGGGGACGCTGGCCGGCTGGGTGCACCGCACCGGCGCCTGGCCGTGGGTGTTGGCCCTGCTGGTCCTGGTGGTCGCGGCGCTGTGCTGGCGCAGGTTCCGCGCCCGGCCCGGTCCGACGGCACCCCGGTCGGCCGTTGACACGTTTTAGGGACCGATGGCCCGCGATCGGGGACCTTCGCAAGTGTCCGCAACTCGTGGTCACACTTACCGTGGTGGCCATGACCTACGTGATCGGTAGTGCCTGCGTGGACGTGGTCGACAAATCCTGTGTCCAGGATTGCCCGGCCGACTGCATCTACGAGGGTGAACGCTCGCTGTACATCAATCCCGACGAGTGCGTCGACTGCGCGGCGTGCGCGTTCATCTGCAAGGTGGACGCCATCTACTTCGAGACCGACCTGCCCGAGGACCAGCGCCAACACCTGGCCGACAACGCGGCGTTCTTCACCGAGATCCTGCCCGGCCGCAGCGCGCCCCTCGGCGCCCCGGGTGGTGCCTCCGCGCTCGGCGCGGTGGGCGTGGACACGCCCCTGGTCGCGGCGATGCCCCGGAAAAGCTGAGCCTTTCCATTCGCGTTTCGGCACGCGATGCGGTAGAGAAATGCACTGAAGTGTGTCGAGGGTCGACGACACGCGTCGCCCTCCCGGCTCGTTTTCTCGCGTGATCGGAGTTCGCTGCGGCGCCGCGGCGGTCCGGACACGAAGGGAGAAGCTGCGTGGACACGGTGCTGGGCCTGTCTGTAACGGCCACCAACGTCCAAACCGTCCTGGTCGAGGGGCGCGGTGCCGACGGCGCCACCCTGGGGCATGACGAATTCGACGTGTTCGCCGGGGAGAGCGCGCCCGGGCGGGCGTCGGAACAGGTCGCCGAGGCGGTCCTGAGCATCGCCGAATCCGACGGTCACCGGCTGCATTCCATCGGCGTCACCTGGAGCGCGGACGCGGACCTGGAGGCCTCGCTGCTGCTCGACTCGCTGGCCGACCTGGGCCTGGCCAACGTCGTCGCGGTGCAGTCGCCGCGGGCGGCCGAGGCGCTGGCCCGCAGCATCGGCCGGATGATCGGCTATCAGCGCACCGCCGTCTGTGTGCTGGAACCCGACGCCGTGATCCTGTCGTTGGTCGACACCTACGACGGCGAGATCGACACCGCGGTCAGCTACGCCGTCGACAGCGAGGATCAACTGCTGGCCTGGGTCCGGGCGAACCTGGAGCGTCACGACTGGCGGCCCGAGGGGCTGTTCCTGGTGGGTTCGGTGGGCGGCCTGGACGCGCTGGCCGCGCTCCTGCAGGACGAACTGGGCCTGCCCGTCTTCGACCCACCCGAGGCCGAACTGGCGCTGGCGCACGGCGCCGCGCTGGCCTCCACGGTCGATCCGCAACCGGCCGGCGCGGCCGCGACGGGTGGGCGCTGGCCCGCGGTGCCGCTGACCATGCTGGTGGCCGGTGCGGTCACCTTCGTGGTGGCGGTGTCGCTGGCCGTCAGCCCGCACCTGATCCCGCGGGGCGACGCCCACCGGGACACCGCCGTGGTCACCAAGCCCACCGAGGAACTCGGCGGCGCACCGCTGAAGGCGCCGCCGTCGAAGGTGCAGTTGCCGTCGCTGCGCCCCAAGCCGCCCGCCGCCCCGCCGCCGGCCCCGGCCGCGCCGGCGGCGGTCGAGCCACCCGCCGCGCCCGCGCCCCCGCCCGAGGTCGTCGAGGTCCCGCCGGCCCCCGTTGCGCCGCCGCCACCGCCCCCGCCGGCCGCCCCGGAACCGGCGCCGATCGCCGAACCGATCCCGACGTTCGAGGCCGTCGAACCGGCCTACGTGCCGCCCGCGGCCGTCGAACCGATCCAGCCGATCGCGCCGCCCGCGGCCGTCGAACCGATCCAGCCGATCGCGCCGCCGCCACCGCCCGTGGTGGCCCCGGTGGTGCCGCAGGTGCCCGAGAAGCCGCGGCTGCGCGACCGCATCCTCGACAAGATCCCCGGGCTCAACCGGTTCAACTGAGGCGCGTGCCGCCGCAGTAGTCGACCTGCCAGTGCTTGATGCCGTTGAGCCAGCCCGACCGCAGCCGCTGCGGTTCGCCGACCGCGCTGAGCTCGGGCATGTGGTCGGCGATCGCGTTGAACATCAGGTCGATGGTCATCCGCGCCAGGTTCGCCCCGATGCAGTAGTGCGCGCCGGTGCCGCCGAAGCCGACGTGCGGGTTGGGGTCCCGGAGGATGTCGAAGGTGAACGGGTCGTCGAACACGTCCTCGTCGAAATTCGCTGAGCGATAAGACATCACGACCCGCTGGCCCTTCTTGATCGACACCCCGGAGAGCTCGTGGTCGGCCAGCGCGGTGCGCTGGAACGAGCTCACCGGGGTGGCCCACCGCACGATCTCGTCCACCGCGGTCTGCGGGCGCTCGCGCCGGTAGAGCTCCCACTGCTCGGGGTGTTCGGCGAAGGCGATCATGCCGTGGGTGATGGAGTTGCGGGTGGTCTCGTTGCCCGCGACGGCCAGCAGCACCATGAAGAACCCGAACTCGTCGTCGGAGAGCTTGTGGCCCTCGACGTCGGCCTCGATCAGGGTGGTGACGATGTCCTCGCCCGGCTGCTCGGCGCGCAGCGCCGCCAGCTGCATCGCATACATGATCAATTCCGTTGCCGCGCTGCGGTTGTCGTAGTGGGCGAACTCCGGGTCGTCGTCGCTGACCATCTGATTCGACCAGTCGAACAGCTTCTTGCGGTCCTCGAGTGGCACCCCGATCAGCCCGGCGATGGCCTGCAGCGGCAGCTCGCAGGCCACCTCCTCGACGAAATCACCCAGGCCGTGCTCGGCGGCGGAGCGGGCGATGTTCTGCGCCCGCTCGTTCAGGTCGGCCCGCAGCCGCTCGACGGCGCGCGGCGTGAACCCGCGGGAGATGATCTTGCGCAGGTGGGTGTGGTGCGGGGCGTCCATGTTCAACAGCACGAACTTGCCGGTCTCGAGCTGTTCGGCGGTGGAGCCCTTGGGGTAGCGGGGCAGCGCGGTCTTGGCCTCGCTGGAGAAGACGTCGCTGCGGATCGAGATCTCCTTGACGTCCTTGTGCTTGGTCACCACCCAGAAGCCGCCGTCGTCGAAGCCGCCGTCGCCGACGGGTTGCGCGTTCCACCAGATCGGCGCGACGCGACGCAACTCGGCCAGTTCCTCGACCGGCAGGCGCTCGCGGTTCAGGTCGGGATCGGTGAAGTCGAAACCGGGGGACAGGCTGGGTCCGGGCATCCTGCTGGGCTCCTCGCTGCGGTGAACTCGGAAAGGAACTAGAACCTGTTCCTACACCGAACGCGGCGCCGTCTCGCCGGTTTTCCCGGCATTGGCTCACTCGT
It encodes the following:
- a CDS encoding cytochrome P450, which translates into the protein MTHLAEKTNGQPPPEVPLAEVDFSRWNFWSKDDDFRDGAFATLRREAPIKFFDEVEFDDYERGPGHWALTRHDDIHFASRHPDIFSSSPNITIGDNMPEVAEYFGSMIVLDDPRHQRLRSIVSRAFTPRVVANIEASVHDRARRLIAEMIARNPDGRGDLVTELAGPLPLQVICDMMGIPAEQHDQVFGWTNIILGFGDPDLTTDFNEFVGVAMEIGAFAHELAEDRRRAPREDLTTSLVQADVDGQRLTSAEVASFFILLVVAGNETTRNAISHGLLALSRYPEQRQLWWDDFAAVTPTAVEEIVRWASPVVYMRRTLTRDFELSGVPMAAGDKVTMWYCSANRDEEKFDNPWRFDVRRDPNPHVGFGGGGAHFCLGANLARREITVAFDELRRQIPDITVTEEPARLLSAFIHGIKRLPVAWTPPRG
- a CDS encoding pyridoxal-phosphate dependent enzyme encodes the protein MILPDLICRDCATVRPVDIAGWRCGCDGLFDVAPPGPRLDLGGAASARNSLWRYQSVLPVAFDPTVSLGEGGTPLVASALTNVRLKLDFLMPTLSFKDRGAAVLGTLARRLGVGAAVVDSSGNAGTAAAAYLARAGVPCRVYVPADTAAPKLAQMRAHGAEVVAAGTRAEAAAAAQAAAEAPGMFYASHVFHPYFLHGVKTYGYELWEQCGHTLPATVVVPVGNGTLLLGCALAFGELVAAGLADRMPTLVAVQAADCAPIAAAFRSGSAPAVAPTGSTVAEGIAIAAPPRGDQILAAVRAGGGVVVTVDDAEILAARTELAEQGLFVEPTAAVCWAAVRNRASTVPALGGDDVVVPLCGAGLKHPE
- a CDS encoding transglycosylase family protein, which gives rise to MKAIRKFFATAALTGTFLAAMLAALLGVSTGTANADSVNWDAIAQCESGGNWSINTGNGYYGGLQFSPATWASNGGVGNPAHASREQQIQVAERVLTTQGLKAWPKCGAKAGAPFSTVGTPSAPSMPQWRPGTYIRNTINEILALVPRPR
- a CDS encoding protein disulfide oxidoreductase, producing MMGNLLRRARGGVLAIAAAVLMCAGLVAGPAPAASADPRLDFTGTTISGAPFDGASLQGKPVVLWFWTPWCPFCNQEAPTVSRVAAANPDVTFVGVAARSEPAAMQEFASKYNLNFTNLDDADGAIWARFDVPWQPAYLFVKPDGTSTFVNNPTSAISEQDLAARVAALTA
- a CDS encoding cytochrome c biogenesis CcdA family protein, yielding MDLELAGLALAAGLVAALNPCGFAMLPAYLTFVVAAPGTRRGAAVGRAVLATAAMTAGFLTVFAAFGALTVTLASTVQRYLPVATVVIGALLLVLGVWLLSGRELRFGLPAGLAERTQRAPTVRLLSMFGYGLGFAVASLSCTIGPFLAVTAAGARASSGASSSAALSSVAWGTAALVYLSYAVGFALVVGTLAVAAAFASSALADRLRRVLPAINRVGGAVVALVGLYVAHYGIYELRLFHGGGDPSDPVIAAAGRIQGTLAGWVHRTGAWPWVLALLVLVVAALCWRRFRARPGPTAPRSAVDTF
- the fdxA gene encoding ferredoxin, yielding MTYVIGSACVDVVDKSCVQDCPADCIYEGERSLYINPDECVDCAACAFICKVDAIYFETDLPEDQRQHLADNAAFFTEILPGRSAPLGAPGGASALGAVGVDTPLVAAMPRKS
- a CDS encoding DUF7159 family protein translates to MDTVLGLSVTATNVQTVLVEGRGADGATLGHDEFDVFAGESAPGRASEQVAEAVLSIAESDGHRLHSIGVTWSADADLEASLLLDSLADLGLANVVAVQSPRAAEALARSIGRMIGYQRTAVCVLEPDAVILSLVDTYDGEIDTAVSYAVDSEDQLLAWVRANLERHDWRPEGLFLVGSVGGLDALAALLQDELGLPVFDPPEAELALAHGAALASTVDPQPAGAAATGGRWPAVPLTMLVAGAVTFVVAVSLAVSPHLIPRGDAHRDTAVVTKPTEELGGAPLKAPPSKVQLPSLRPKPPAAPPPAPAAPAAVEPPAAPAPPPEVVEVPPAPVAPPPPPPPAAPEPAPIAEPIPTFEAVEPAYVPPAAVEPIQPIAPPAAVEPIQPIAPPPPPVVAPVVPQVPEKPRLRDRILDKIPGLNRFN
- a CDS encoding cytochrome P450, whose product is MPGPSLSPGFDFTDPDLNRERLPVEELAELRRVAPIWWNAQPVGDGGFDDGGFWVVTKHKDVKEISIRSDVFSSEAKTALPRYPKGSTAEQLETGKFVLLNMDAPHHTHLRKIISRGFTPRAVERLRADLNERAQNIARSAAEHGLGDFVEEVACELPLQAIAGLIGVPLEDRKKLFDWSNQMVSDDDPEFAHYDNRSAATELIMYAMQLAALRAEQPGEDIVTTLIEADVEGHKLSDDEFGFFMVLLAVAGNETTRNSITHGMIAFAEHPEQWELYRRERPQTAVDEIVRWATPVSSFQRTALADHELSGVSIKKGQRVVMSYRSANFDEDVFDDPFTFDILRDPNPHVGFGGTGAHYCIGANLARMTIDLMFNAIADHMPELSAVGEPQRLRSGWLNGIKHWQVDYCGGTRLS